In the Arachis ipaensis cultivar K30076 chromosome B04, Araip1.1, whole genome shotgun sequence genome, CATTACATGCAAAGGTCCACACAGCGAGCGAAAACTACTACGCTATTTAAACCAAACTTTTGCAAACCTTTCTGcgctaaaattattttaatatcagACATCTAGAACAATAGCTTGTTATGCACGTTCCGGCAAATTGAAATTGTAACAATTGATTTCTTCACTTTGAAAAATCAAACAACAAAACAAGATTCATCGCATGTAATTCCAGTAATAATAGAAAcaattataataacaaaaaaaaaattcttctcaCTCACCTCCGGTTGTTTAACAACGACACCTGCGACGGAAAACACGGGGGCAACCACACTGAGTGCTGCCGGCGTCGGAAGAGGTGCGCGCTGGAGGGTGAAACGGGGGGTCTAGTCGCGCCGAAGGTGGGTGAGACTCGGTGGTTTGGAACGACGCTGAGGAAGGGTGAGCCGCGGTGTTCTGGTACGGCACTGAGGGTGGGTGACCCGGGGTGTTCCGGTACGGTCTTGTTGCAGGGTGAGCCACGGGTGTCCGGTGACGGAGGGCGAGCTGCGGGAGACACGCGAGGGAGGCTAGGCGCGAGAGAGGCTCGGCGCTGATGCCAGGTTCCAGACCACGCGGCGGGAGACGGTTCAATGTTCAGCTTTGAATGTGAAGGGTTTTGTGGGTAAGATTACGGTAAGTGAAAAAATGGGGATTGGAAAAAATTATGATTAGGGATTAAGTGGTGGTGGTTATCACAAAAATAAACAGCACTTTTGGAATTAGGATAAATATggataattttgatttttaattcatattgAGCCAAAtaaatagcccattgtacacGTTGTATAGATACCCTATTGGCTCCCTAGCGAGATTCTAACCATAATTAAGCAACTGGAGAACCTGCAAAAGTTGTCTCCCTTAAAACAAGTGTTTTCTGTGTATGTGTAGAAGTTGTCTTTTGTATCTGATCACGGGTCATTTTTTTTGCCCCTTATCAATAAGTTTCTATATGTGTAGAAATTTTCATCAATTTACACCATAACAAAATCCTTTTTTTATCCATATAATCATTCTCACTATCAAATGAACTTGAACAAGGAGACTCATATTGAAGCGATCTCCATACTAGTATCAAATTGTATAATTTCTCACTATACCATGACTTAGAAAATCAAATTCTACTTACTCATGAGATTTTCTAAGGCAATTATTTCATTTAAAACATGAACAAAATAGCTCTTTAACACGTATCCTATATTACAAAATAGCTCTATTCTTAGTTTGCATCCAATACTTGTCCATTGAATATATGACAAGTTTAATATACCTAGAAGTAACATTAACTAACTCGTTGATAAACATAACCATAAGGTACTAAAAAAACTCAACATATTTataattgtaacgacccaactcctgGCACGTCGTAACCAATGCTAGGCGCTATTATTCAACTTATCTTATAATATCTAGACTACATATGTTAAGTATATACATATAAGCCTGTATCACTTATTGAGATCGTGTGTTAGCCAGATATAAGAGATAAGTTTAAGTAATTAAAAATACACAGCATACATATCTAAATGCAAGAAATATCATGTACTGCCCGTAGGCTCAAATTTCAAGCATCATAATAGAGTTTGACATAATACGTTGACTGCTTGTTTATGTATACCAGACTTATATACAGacttatatatatatgataaCTGTGTATGTACGAAAGATATTAGTCCGTTAAAAATCTATACAAGGTGAAGACAAAAGACTACTAAACTATTGATAGATGATAATTGGAAGAACTCGTCCAGTGGTGCAAGAAGTCAATCAGACACACCTGTGATAATTGGGGACTGTTATCTCGGAGGCATCCCCCCAAGGGTTTTTGAACAGCTCTGCTACAGAAGAGGTTGGTGGGGCTGCAGGCATCGGTACATCAGGAATTGCTTGCCAGTACTCTGGCTGATGAAGCATCAGAGACTTTGGCTTGTGTTCTGCCATGTGCGGAGGATACAAAGGAAAATGATAATGGGTTTCCGCTTGGATGAAGCTCGGATAGCGGAAAATCGTAATGTATGTTCGGGCCAAACTCTAAGCTAAGAATACAATTTGCGAAGGGTCGGTTCGAGAGGTAGTAGGTAAGGGTATGTGGACCACCCTAGATTATTGTGTCTCCCGTCACTAGATCCACATACTGTCCGAACGCTGGGTACTCAAAGAAGATTACGCCTGTTCCCATCTACAAAACGTGAAAAATTAGGAGGTGAGAACCTAAAGTTTCCAACAGGATACTAAGCAGGAAAACTAAGGAGTTTTGCAGCCTAAGTTTAGGAATTCCCGTAGTTACGTCAATAAGTCGCGCAAACAAGTACAAGCACAATTATATAGCAAAATAACAATCACAAGTACAAGTATGTAGTCACAAATACAGAGAAATGTATcagccaagtatgatgcatgacTGGTCTTATGTATGCCAtaagctcatgcgtcggttgactACTCGCAACCCGATGTTACCCAACCCTAAGTTCGAATATGGTTAGTCCACTGTGTACAGTCATGGACAGGTGCCTCATGAATTTCAATAAACCGTATAGAATCGCGACACTAAAAGAAATGACTCAAAGATGTGCTCATAGCAAGTAATGATCCATATGGTGGATGTCACAATGTTCATATAGTCACTGGCTAAGCGGAATGAAAATTTGCTCTACTAGACAGCCACTAGCACCTTAGGATCTATATTTTCTCTTCGAAACACATCTTATGAAATTTTTTCTAAGAAACTTCTCTACCCTTAGCCTTTAATGACTCTTGTGCCCGATCTATTTTCTCTGAGTCTCTTAAATTTTTTGTCACAAATTATCACTTTATCCATAGTTTTTTTGAAGTACAAAGAGCTCAACACCGTCAGGTGGAGCATTGGAAAATAAAAACCAGATACACAACACGTCAAAGACCTCAAAGAACCTAGTGACCCCGAGTCATCTTCGACATTACCATCAACAACTACAAGGTGCATCCCCAATCCATTCATCAGAGAGGCTAAAAGACCTGCTTATAATGTCCACTACATCTGATGCCTGATCTTTGAAGATTCTGGCATTCCTTTCTTGCCAAATTGCCCAAATAACTGCAAAGAACCCAATAAACCACCGCTTTCGATCCATCTTTCTCCCTGAAGCGTTTGTCCAACTTTCAAAGTGTTGCTTTAGAGAACCTGGCACTGTCCAAACCCTTCCAAGAACAAAtagccaagcacaccacacctgccaagtgaaCTCACAACCAAGAAATAAATGAAATGCAGACTCTACAGATTTGTAACATAAAACACACATATCATTATTCCGGTCAAGGACCCCTAATCTACACAGGCGGTCCTTAGTCGTCGCCCTGCCAACCAACATAAACCAAGCAAATAACTCAATCCTTGGTGGGACGAACCCTCTCCAAATAGTGCTAGTGAAGCTATAGCTCTGGATTTCCTCCGGAAGAGTTTCCGCTTGCAGcacctgcacaaaggagttagtcGAAAAAATACCTGACCTATCAAACTTCCACACCACACTATCCTCTCTCTCATGTATAGGCCTCACTGACCGTATCCTCTCATGAAGTTGGTTTACAAGCTCCAACTCCCATTGTAATAACTCTCTCCTCCATTGAAAAGTCCAAACCCACTCCatcccatcccagaacccacaatcccctataacaGATCCAGTAAGGTTTGAAACTGAGAACAGTCTTGGGAACTCATCCTTCAACGCTCCACTAGGTAACCATCTATCCTCCCAGAACCGGATTGTTCTGCCATTTTCCAGCTCCATAGACAAGCCGGTAATCATCTTCTCCCTCACCTGTGGCTCCGAGATTTGTAAACTGCAAATGTCCTTCCATGGACCCCCTCGTGTAGGCACACTCTGAACACTAAGCATCTCAGATGGATTCATGTGATTACACGAGCACACTACTTCCTTCTATAAGGGACAGTCCTCCTTTGAAAatctccaccaccacttgaacaatAATGCTGCATTGCGAGCCACCACATTCCCGACCCCCAGCCCACCTTCCTTTTTTGGAGCCATCACTAAATCTCATTTCACAAGCGGCATCCCATGCCTCCCATCCTCTTTACTCCACAAGAACCATCTTTGTAGTGAAATCAACTTCTCTGCCACTGTCTTAGGCATCTTGTATAAGCTGAGATAGTAGATTGGTAGACTATTGAGAACAGACTTAATGAGAACCAGCTTACCCGCTTTATTGAGTGTCTTTGCTTTCCACAGACTAAGCTTTTCTTCCACCTTATCAATAACTGGTTTCCATGTCTTCACAAGCCTCGGGTTTGCTCCCAGAGAGATGCCCAGGTACCTGACTGGTAGCAACGTCTCCTTACAGTCCAGCAAACTACACATCCTCCTTGTCCAACCTTGCTCATGACTGGAATAAAGCTCGATTTTTTAAAGTTAATACTCAACCCAGACATCACCTCGAAGCAACGCAATAATCGTTTGTAGTTTCTGATAGTGGCCTCCTCAGGAGGACAGAACATGATAGTATCATCGACAAACTGCAAGTGGAACAGCTTAATGTCATCCCGGCCGACCAAAAGAGGCGCTATACGACCATTCCTCACCACCTCACCAATCATTCTATGAAGAACGTCAACAACCAGTACAAACAGAAAGGGAGACAGAGGGTCGTCTTGTCGAAGACCCCTTTCCATTTTGAACGGTTTAGAGGGGGACCCGTTTATAAGAACCGACATTGATGCAGAACATACACATTCCTTGATCCATTCTCTCCACCTGAGTCCAAACCCCATCTTATGCAACACAATATCCACAAAACTCCACTTCACTCTATCATAAGCCTTCTGAAAATCCAGTTTAATAATTGCTGAGCTCTTTTTTCTTGCCTTCAGCCAATGTACAGTTTCGCAAGCAATTAGTGCCCCATCATGAATTTTTCTGCCCTTCACAAAGGCACTCTGAGTCTCCTCTACTAAGCCAGGCATCACCTTTCGCATCCTTCGAACCAACACCTTAGAGATGACCCTGTATACACAACCGACCATACCAATCGGCCGGAGATCTTTTATTTCTTTCGCGCCCACAAACTTCGGTGCCGACGTCACCCAAGTAACATTTGAATCCCTCGGTAGAGCAGCTGATTGAAAAAATCCCATCACAGCTTCAGTAAACTCTTCCTACTTCTCCCCAACACTTCTTGATGAAATTCATATTGTACCCATCACTGTCCGGTGCCTTCGTTGACCCACTGTCCCATACTGCATCCTTTATTTCTTCAACCGAGGGCAACGACTCTAGCTCTGTTGCCTCTGCCTCACTTAGCTGTTTTACCAGCCCATCACGGAATCCTATAATAGGCGACGTCTCCTGATGGTACAAGCTCTTGTAGAACCCGCGAATAGCAACTTTGATCCTGGCTTGATTCCATACTATCCTTCCATTAATCATTAAGGCATCAATCCGATTGTTCCGCCTCCGTGCTGAAGCTAGATTGTGGAAGTACCTAGTGTTACTGTCCATCTCCTTTGCATGCCTGGACCGTGACAACTGCGTCCAATGTAATTCCTTCCGCATATACCATATTTTACAAGAGCTTACAAGCGCCTTCCTCCTTGCTTCCATGGTCCCGTCATACACTCCATTGCTCACCAAGTCGTCCACGTTCTTAATCTCCTCCTCAAAACGTCTAATCCTTCTTTCCATGTTTCCAAAGTTATCTCTATGCCATTTGCCAAGCGGAACCGTGAAAGCCTTCAGCTTGTCTATGAACTGTACATCACCGATTCTCCTCCATTCCTCCCTTACCATCCGCAGGAACCCCTCATGAGTAAACCAGGAGTCCAAGCTCCGAAAAGGTCTCGGGCCCACCTTCACCCGCGTGACATCCACAATCAGTGGGCAATGGTCTGACAAACCTCTAGGTCCTCCTTTATGCCTTATATCAAGAAACTCTTCTACCCACTCCAGGCTAACCAGCACCCTGTCAATGCGACTGCACGACTGGCCTCTGAACCATGTGAGCATACGATCAGATAGTGCAAGGTCTACTAGCTCCATCTCCTGCATCCATGCTTTAAATTCTACTGCAGACACTGGTAAGGTAGAAGCTCCTCTCCATTCTTCCACTTGAGTGATCTCATTGAAGTCTCCCATATAACAAAAAGGTACTTGGTATAACCCAGATAAGAAGCTTAACTCCTCCCACACAGCAAGCTTGTCTTCCCTTGTGTGTGCAGCATACACTAAACAAAAAGCACAACGGAAGCCATTTTTTACCAGTACACCCTCCACACACAGGAACCTATCTCCTTTATAACAGTTGTTCATCATAAATACCAATTCATCCCACATCAACAGTAGACCTCCTAACGCACCTGCTGCACCAACAACCTCCTATTTAACTGCATCATGTCCCCACATTTCTACTACATCAAATTTAGTCATAGCTGTTTTCTTAGTCTCTAACAAGCCTAGCATATTCAGATTAAATTTTCTCCTAAAGTTCTTCACCATACTCACCTTACCAACTCCTGCCACTcccctaacattccaagaacTAAAAATCATTTTAACGCATTAATACACACCTTTTTTCGATTTTTCGGCCGACTCCTTCTTGCCTTCTCCTTCTGTTTAGCCAACTTTTTCTTCCGAGCTATCGCCTCATTCTGCGCTTGAAGGATTGCCATAATGTCGTCCTCCTCATTATACTGCACTGCCCCAAACTCCACGGCAAGCTCCCAAGCTTCCTTATTTTCTTGCATTTCCTTCGCCCATTTACTTTCCGAGGATTCAGAACCCGCCACACTTCCAGCATCCCAGCCATCAGCCTCTGTATCCTTCCCTGTGTCCTTGGTGCCATTCTCAAATGCTGTCTCAACTGATTGAACCACCCCTGCTCGTAAAACTGGTTCGCCATTTCTCAAACCCCTTGTCACCACCCTGTTCACCTTGCCCTTCTTATTACCAGCACTTGGTTCACCTAGGCTTATGGCATTACAAGCAGCATCCCTCGAGACCACCTCCCCATGACCACCCGATCAATCCCATGGTTTCCATCACGCCGTTCAGCCACCTGCACATCCCCCGGCCGCGAGTTGACCTCCTCAGGCGAAACGGCGTTTCTCCCGCCTCTCCATGGATTAATTCTCGGGCCACCTCTATTGCCCCAAACACCCCGTCAGTAACGAGGACATGCTTCGCCAGTGACTCCATCCTTCTGTCGGCAAGCAGCAGCCTTTGAAACCGACCGCCCTCGTTCCCCGCTTCCTGGCTCGCTCTCCCACCTTCAGCCGTCACCACCGCCACGGACTCTCTGATGCCACCCCCCATCGCAGGCAAACTCGCTGCAGTACCCACATTACAGCTACCTTCACATAACTTGGCCCGGTCCACGATCGCATCATCAGCGCCGCCCTGGTCCTGCCCTCCTGCGCCGTCACTCGCACCCTCAGCCACAGAAGTCCCATTCCGAACCCTACACTCCGTATGCGCCTGGTTCCCTGTGACTCGTATGACCGCTGGCCCAGAGAGCGTTAGACCGTGTGGGCCTTGTGAATGCAGGCCCAACCGAACATCCTTGTCAACCGGTAGTAGAATAGGGGCTCCAGAACAAGTGAGAAGCTTATTGGGCTTCTCAGGGCCCAAATCCCTTCTAGCTGCACTAGTGACGTCTTCCTCCACTCCCATATCTTTCCTAATGTAGTCGCAGGATATTGTTCTCTCAGAATTAGTCTCCAAATAGTTAGCAGGGGATCCCGGGATATCAGCATTATTCCTTCCGGCATTAACTCCCTCAGTAACCAACCTTTCCAATTTCGAATTCAAAAAGCCGTTACTCAATTCATTCAATTCTTCAGGAAGAATTACAATTCTATCCTTTTGCTGAACTTCCTCTCCACTCGCCGGTACCAAATAAACCGCCTCAGCCTCCAATCCCGGCCACTTTTCCTGGCTTCGCCCACCGCCTAGGTTACATGCATTATTCCCAGTTGCACAAGCACTTGACAGGAGGCCCCGATTTCCTTCCGAAGCCTTTTTTTTCACACAGTCCCCTATGCTATATTCACTCCCTGCCACCTCAGTGACGAAGACGTCAAATCTTGTCTTCCCTACCAGGACATGAACGTATTCATGAATAGGCTCAAACCTATACGTATCGATCTGCACACGTCCACTGCGAAACGACATACAAGACTTTGCAACATCGTCACAACTAACCACGTCACCCCACATGCTACCAAGCTTACTAAACGTATCTTCTGACCATACCTGCAGTGAAATTCCAAAGCACTCAAGCCACACTCGTCGCTTATCACATCGCACGCGTTCCTCCCATCGGCAAACGCTAGAGAAGAACCGCAAGAGACCATTCATAATAGAACCCAGCGATTCGTCCAAACTGCACACGCTGTCAAAGGTCAGCACTGGCTTCCCCCACATAGATCTCCTTCCCTCTTAAGCGCATGTGATCCATCTCTGAGATTGCTTTCAAGGCCCCTCCTTTTGTCGTATAGCGAATGAACGCAAACAGATAAACAACACCATTTCTCGACTTCCGTGAGAGGTATATGTCATCGATCCGCCCTGTCCACGAGAACAACTCAAACAATTCTTTCTTCGAGATATCACCTGGTAACCTATCCACAAATACGGTGAAAGAATCCTGTTCCAATCGTAGATACTCTTCTCGATTCCAAACCCTTGGATCCTTACCCTACTGTTGTAGGGGTCTAGTCCTACCCTGCCCGGTGTTTCTCCACCCCccctctctctcgctctctctccctctcatGAAAGCTGAGATTTTACTGAGATTAAGTTTATGACCATAGTACTTTATGAAATTTTCGTTTTGCCCCTTATATACCCACTTTTCTTTAATTATCTTCCTTAGGTTTTATAATGATgcttttatttctaaaattactATTTTACTAATCTATCCTCATATTTTTGCCAAAAGACTATTTTATCCATTAGCTAGTGAGTTAATTAATCGTTTTACGTCTTATTTTCTATCAAGAATTTCTATTATACTCCTGAGTGTTTAAGTAATGCTCTTAGCCCTATTTCGTGCCAAAATTACCAAGTTAGTCTTATTGCTctttatttactaatttatttctaaaatttttaactaATGCCTATTTTGCTCTTTATGAGGCAAAAGACTATATTATTCTTAGACACTTATTatgattttattagttttttctaTTTACCCTTTTGACTTTAAACTTGCTAAAGCTTTTGCTTAAACTCTAAATTTTATCTTAATCACAATGCAATCTTAGTTCAATttctttatataattataattttatttttaatatttttgagaTCACAATTGTAAGTCTAATTTGTGTTAATTATATgtttgtctctttttttttttcatctaatgACCGATATATTTTTAGTGGTGTATCGTACATTTTTCATAGGACTTAAAAGTATAGGAAGGTTATCAGGTGTACCAGAAATATCGATATtctagttgttttaaccgttgatctgaattataaaaaatatatataatatatattaattaaaatcaacgggtAAAACAATTGAAATACCGATATTTCTAGGTACAGCTGAtaactttccaaaaatatattatCATTCTGTAACAAAATTAGGCCTTATTATTCTAGATACTGTGTTGATGGAAGAGGCTCCAACTGagatttttaattttgtcctCTTACACATATTTTGAGGCATCAATCATAATTAGAGGCAATGTTacctttaaaagaaaaattatatatgtTATACTGTGGAAGCTACTAAACATGATACATTATTTTATCCCTACAAAAAACTTGAAAACTTCTAATAATCTCCTTTAATTTATTATTAGTAAAAACAAAAAACGCATACGATCATGTTAATAAATGATATCTGTATTTTTTAGAATTAtcgtaaaaaaaataattgattgataaaaaatattacatAATGTACATTAATAATCagtcattatatatttatatatgaaaaAAGTTTAAGGActagtataatttattatttttagtcaatACTGTATTTTTAGCTATCAGTCTAATTTATTTAGTATAATAATCTAACAATATATTTTTAGTCtacacttttaaatattaatagttCTCTATGACTAattgataattattttttatatacacaTGCCTAGCATGATTGTAAAAGAAGTAGCAcgataaattatatgatattcaTTTTACCTTAATTATAGCAGCAGATTACTTCGCTAACCTAGATGGATTTGAATCTCTTAAAATAAAGAAACCTGAAAATTGATTGATAATTTGAGAGGGGGAAAAGATCAATTATTGGATCCATAATTTTCATTGCAATAATCTGACAGtaactaattataattaattaccatACCCGCGGCCAGCTCACCTTATCCCTTAACATTCAATATCAACTTTTACACTAGATTTCAACTCACTATATTATTGTTTTCTGACTTGGTACAAATCTGGCAAAAACCAAGTTTTCGTGTCGTAATTAACTTAATTATTCTTGGTTAACCTAACAGTTAACACCACTAGTTATAAGGGCAGGCAGGAACATAAGAGTAAATGGTCAAATTTATCgctgaaaaaaatttattttttaaattagttattgaaatttttttaattaaatttattttttaaaaattttaaattaattatattagtcATTTTATCATTTTAGTTACTAATAATGTCAAAATTTATTAATGTGGCATGTTAAATAATACTACAGTGACCACGTTGACCACAATATATATTTAGtagtcttaattgactattaatatAACAAGTTTATACAATTAGATTAAattaattctaaattaaaaagGACTTTAAAACATTAAAATCTTTTAAGTTAGagttgatttaatttaattttataaacttatTATAATATTAGCAGTCAAATAGAATTGTCAGGTGTGTACTGTAGTATCATTTAACGTACTATATCAACAAATTTTGACGCCATAAACaactaaaataatagaaaaactAATGTGATTAACTTAAAATTATTGAAGGACGAgtttaattaaaaatatctttctaaaatctatttaaaaaataaataattttttaagaacGAAATTAACCATTTACTCTGGAAtataaaataagtaattaattaatttacagCAGCGTAGCATTAACTAGGAATGATTTTTGGTTGGATTCCATGAGCAAAAAATAAACTTTTCCCCTACCCATTAGTTGGATATAAGTCATGTCCCATTTTCAAGTTTATATGGGTAATTAATTGGATGGTATCTTTGTGCATGCATGAATAATAGTGCATTTTAATTTccattaaaattaaaagttcAAATTATTCCTTCTCAATGATACTCTTCTAGGAGGATATTAAAGAAGGGAATATCATACATCATACTTGGAATGAATAAGCTTACActcaataataaattaaattcgtGTAGGTAGTGAAGCATTTCTTTTTCTGTTGTTCGATCACACTTACGTACTCATTCATAAATTGGGACATtgctttatcttttttttcttgctACTTAGAATTTTATTTAATCTCAAATAAGTGTTTATTTAGAAAAAGCTATATAATATCAATTAATTGTTTTATTAATAGTTCTATTAAAATACTAAAGAGAGAATAGAAGAGACGAGAGAATAAGTATTGAAAAGGAAtcgttaataaaaataattttgtataaTAATCCatataatttatctaaaataaattttaattttttaatcatgCATACGCATAATTCACTTtagatattaaatttatttaagattaaaacagtaattttttttttgtgactaaaaaaTAGTAATATTTGATTGTTATGTAGTAAATATGAagtgaagaaagaagaataatGGGTAAATATAAATGTTACTGAAAAACACATAATTAAATGTTGATGAAAGAATATATATGATGCCACATATACTATTCGAATCGAACATTCTAGAATATGCTTCCATTCAAGTTGGTGTTGGATGCTGCCTATGTTGTTGCTACTTGACCATATCTcgtgaaattaattaattaataagtaGTGCTacgtgttagaatataattaggatcaattagaattatttagtatatctgaatatttattatagaatattacgtctttattattatgattctcttagttcctataaatacccttctatattgtattaTTCCAGACAACTTGAATAAACAACTTAAATAGACACACAAATCTTTTttccagtttagtctcttgtttctaacactaCGTATTTTACAATGAAGAAGATGTAGAGTATGCTGAGCATGTGATTCCCAAATCtttattaatcttttttttttattgtatgtTTAGATTGATGTTAGCGAAGGGAGTAGAATGAAATGAGATTAAAAAAGGGTGGGATGGAGCTCAAATTTATTTCCATTTTTATTGTTGGGATTAAATAATAATTCAATTCTAaccattttcaaataaaaaaaaatataggtaaaCAATTTTTAATCAGTCAATTTTAAATAattgtaattaataattaataattttgtattttaaaaaaaataaattttaaataatcactaATTGATTACAATTTATTAGTATAGAATATAGTTCAAaaatatttattgatttattgttaGTTAGATTCTTGTTNNNNNNNNNNNNNNNNNNNNNNNNNNNNNNNNNNNNNNNNNNNNNNNNNNNNNNNNNNNNNNNNNNNNNNNNNNNNNNNNNNNNNNNNNNNNNNNNNNNNNNNNNNNNNNNNNNNNNNNNNNNNNNNNNNNNNNNNNNNNNNNNNNNNNNNNNNNNNNNNNNNNNNNNNNNNNNNNNNNNNNNNNNNNNNNNNNNNNNNNNNNNNNNNNNNNNNNNNNNNNNNNNNNNNNNNNNNNNNNNNNNNNNNNNNNNNNNNNNNNNNNNNNNNNNNNNNNNNNNNNNNNNNNNNNNNNNNNNNNNNNNNNNNNNNNNNNNNNNNNNNNNNNNNNNNNNNNNNNNNNNNNNNNNNNNNNNNNNNNNNNNNNNNNNNNNNNNNNNNNNNNNNNNNNNNNNNNNNNNNNNNNNNNNNNNNNNNNNNNNNNNNNNNNNNNNNNNNNNNNNNNNNNNNNNNNNNNNNNNNNNNNNNNNNNNNNNNNNNNNNNNNNNNNNNNNNNNNNNNNNNNNNNNNNNNNNNNNNNNNNNNNNNNNNNNNNNNNNNNNNNNNNNNNNNNNNNNNNNNNNNNNNNNNNNNNNNNNNNNNNNN is a window encoding:
- the LOC107635806 gene encoding uncharacterized protein LOC107635806, whose protein sequence is MNPSEMLSVQSVPTRGGPWKDICSLQISEPQVREKMITGLSMELENGRTIRFWEDRWLPSGALKDEFPRLFSVSNLTGSVIGDCGFWDGMEWVWTFQWRRELLQWELELVNQLHERIRCCKRKLFRRKSRAIASLALFGEGSSHQGLSYLLGLCWLAGRRLRTACVWCAWLFVLGRVWTVPGSLKQHFESWTNASGRKMDRKRWFIGFFAVIWAIWQERNARIFKDQASDVVDIISRSFSLSDEWIGDAPCSC